From the genome of Pieris rapae chromosome 5, ilPieRapa1.1, whole genome shotgun sequence, one region includes:
- the LOC111000396 gene encoding putative vitellogenin receptor isoform X6: MQMVLLIFFLCVLATSSAQFIDEFQDFNIECQGEGVFECRSGDCILQEQFCDGRYDCKDGSDENFCVNQNPDEKHCNETHQYLCGDGHKCIPNSRVCNSSPDCDDGSDEMNCSVIVISPNATCKGFSCDSNRCISKFWMCDGDYDCTDKTDEDIVTTCRHVLRPHKVNTGRDCYSDAFPFREKEYKCSDKSFCLPKDSMCDGIMDCKDGSDEGEFCQTWHTMCSNFSCNGSNCSPDRSGPYCDCGSPHFKYNYTTKTCESANNCLDDIPWCSHYCHPSGDVFKCTCDEGYITDIASYLCYATGTEAMLLFSTRNDIRYIKLKSKEHRVLASGIKQGHGVSSDGTFIYWVEIAAGHQAIIRAQIENVAETKQVLVALGLEDPGDIAVDWLGGNFYFTDVRRGIIGVCKTDGSICTVLKAQTKKPRFVTLDPRKGEMYWADWQDKAVIMRSRMDGTKPEILVDKMGKFGPTGMALDSPNDRLYFVDGVIKIVKLFDLKVYSLFEEPYHDPYTIVVFENTVFWSDWTSATIHSTDKLHSTVRKNLLMKLQEPVFDMHLYHPVLMPDKVNPCRHSGCSHICVPTSNVTFTCLCPEGMELFGKICKTIPDYHPQYLIVGGGSLFTRIQYDVLGNPETHATHFNIERVQAMAYDNFRGTLYVYDGHRKSINYIDLKDFSLGFTRLFVYNSLENVVDMGYDYVSDALYILDAGRGMIDVISLRTKERTLVYRFPSQEIPISFCILPDYGRLVVAVFDSEVKNGINIDSMGLDGDDRKHIMTNMIYGPNIRLQYSSELDVVYLADEAGVIDHFHPEGTGRERFREFTSTLESFAVTDTHVFWTDRETKRLYWADVHRAGYVIRRMELSLFANNTLLHLQATYAPYSLNNTLLSHVCHQNKTPCSHICVQVSHPLPQDLEMGFKCLCPVGLVQINNTCEEIALCKHNEHYCHRSNKCFASSKKCDGHKDCQFGEDEENCSSSTTTNNPLCRYDQKMCFGKCIGKNDVCEEKKEKVPPICSKTQSMCDDSSMCIESSMLCDGYSDCPDGSDELPSVCDTLICKESEFRCSTGYCVPATWRCDRALDCIDGSDEINCTAFNQTCPEGFHQCSDGSCIELEKRCDGNYDCFDASDEDKCDLPEVAVTDVNRPCRQWEFSCKRNNATICLPHTARCNGKVDCAGGLDEAGCDFFCAPRGKYSCKQELVCVAKSQLCNGINDCTDGSDETADACLKVNKTMPIKKIELPSHDCGKLYKCKSGECLDWKRVCNNKADCKDGTDENGNCTAHCENCPSICRHTPVGPICVCALGFSKVGDTCVDDDECRLDHCSHNCINTPGSFVCTCHPGYELRYDRRSCKSLNGDATLLYIQNNSIWLLISHHHFLEHSYGDKNITDFDFDKGLNKLYVAVPETGEIIEVNKNLTKPSTTAIGNIGRPTEIAVDWTTGNIYFVDEKPSGSLIRVCNFARKACARLHNIPFKVSSLTVDSMNSIMFYCINQGTSSLVQSASLAGKAVKNVTSVNNCTGLAMDGHLKIIYILDNPGKLWKSDFQGHKTLVYNNEGAMNFARSPTLFEDHIYFLNNSQVVRCFLFGHKTCQIFANINASSFTIRRENTHTDVCEKEECSGVCVLDNGPACVCADGSLSDGVCPSLNRDETPLINGERQSEKESKWYYLMYVLLATVVTTSLGLFNYKIFKCSRTRPDSYVRVTFRNQSDPVAEVVSSVVEVPTAGGVNRD; this comes from the exons atgca aaTGGTCCTCCTTATTTTCTTCCTCTGCGTTTTGGCTACTTCATCTGCTCAATTTATAGATGAGTTTCAAGATTTTAACATAGAATGTCAGGGTGAGGGTGTTTTTGAGTGCAGAAGTGGTGATTGTATACTTCAGGAGCAGTTTTGCGATGGTCGTTACGACTGTAAGGATGGCAGTGATGAGAACTTTTGTG taaACCAAAACCCTGACGAGAAGCACTGCAATGAAACACACCAATATCTTTGTGGTGATGGCCACAAATGTATCCCCAACTCTCGGGTCTGCAATTCCAGTCCAGATTGTGATGATGGCAGCGATGAAATGAACTGTAGTGTTATTGTCATATCTCCTAAT GCAACATGTAAGGGGTTCTCCTGTGACTCCAACCGCTGCATATCAAAGTTTTGGATGTGCGATGGCGACTACGACTGCACTGATAAAACCGATGAAGATATAGTTACGACATGTC GCCACGTGTTGCGTCCTCATAAAGTAAACACAGGACGCGATTGCTATTCCGATGCTTTCCCATTTCGAGAAAAAGAATATAAGTGCTCGGACAAATCTTTCTGTCTGCCCAAAGACAGCATGTGTGACGGTATTATGGATTGTAAAGATGGTTCTGACGAAGGGGAATTCTGTCAGACTT gGCATACGATGTGTTCCAATTTCTCATGCAACGGCTCCAACTGCTCTCCCGATCGTTCTGGTCCGTACTGCGACTGCGGGAGTcctcattttaaatataactacaCGACAAAAACCTGTGAAAGTGCGAACAACTGTTTGGATGACATTCCGTGGTGCTCACATTACTGTCACCCAAGTGGTGATGTGTTTAAATGTACGTGTGACGAGGGATACATCACGGACATCGCCAGTTACCTTTGCTACGCCACCG gCACTGAAGCTATGCTATTATTTAGCACACGCAATGATATTCGATACATTAAGCTTAAATCTAAAGAACACCGGGTGTTGGCGTCGGGAATTAAACAG GGTCACGGAGTTTCATCGGACGGTACGTTCATTTACTGGGTGGAGATAGCGGCGGGTCATCAAGCTATCATCAGAGCACAAATTGAGAATGTTGCTGAAACGAAACAG GTGCTGGTAGCGTTAGGTCTAGAGGACCCAGGCGATATAGCGGTAGATTGGCTGGgaggaaatttttatttcacggACGTACGACGTGGCATCATCGGCGTTTGTAAAACCGATGGTTCTATCTGCACCGTTCTAAAAGCCCAAACGAAGAAACCTCGATTTGTCACCCTGGATCCTAGAAAGGG AGAAATGTACTGGGCCGATTGGCAAGACAAGGCGGTGATAATGAGGTCACGCATGGATGGAACAAAGCCGGAAATCCTAGTGGACAAAATGGGAAAATTCGGACCCACCGGAATGGCTTTGGACAGCCCTAACGATAGATTATATTTCGTCGATGGTGTTATTAAAATCGTAAAGCTGTTCGATCTTAAAGTATAC TCTCTCTTCGAAGAGCCATACCACGATCCGTACACCATAGTTGTGTTTGAGAATACTGTGTTCTGGAGCGACTGGACCTCGGCAACCATACACAGCACTGATAAACTGCACAGTACCGTCAGAAAAAACCTTCTCATGAAATTACAAGAACCCGTCTTTG ACATGCACTTATATCACCCCGTACTGATGCCAGACAAAGTAAACCCGTGTAGGCACAGTGGCTGCTCGCACATTTGCGTGCCGACATCGAATGTTACCTTCACTTGTTTATGCCCAGAGGGTATGGAACTCTTTGGAAAGATTTGCAAAA CCATTCCCGATTATCACCCGCAATACCTAATAGTGGGTGGCGGCTCTTTATTTACTCGCATTCAATATGATGTATTGGGAAACCCGGAGACACATGCGACTCATTTTAACATTGAACGCGTACAAGCTATGGCTTATGATAACTTTAGAG GTACCCTCTACGTGTATGATGGTCATAGGAAATCGATCAATTATATCGACCTGAAGGACTTTTCGCTAGGATTCACTCGCCTGTTCGTCTACAATTCTTTAGAAAACGTTGTAGATATGGGATatg attacgTTTCGGATGCCTTGTACATATTGGACGCTGGTCGCGGTATGATAGACGTCATCTCTCTCAGAACTAAAGAGAGAACTTTGGTGTATCGTTTCCCCAGTCAGGAAATACCTATTAGCTTTTGCATTTTACCGGATTACGG ACGTTTAGTAGTGGCTGTGTTCGACAGTGAAGTGAAAAATGGGATAAATATCGATAGTATGGGATTAGACGGAGATGATAGGAAACATATTATGACAAACATGATATACG GTCCAAATATACGTCTGCAGTATTCATCGGAGTTGGATGTCGTGTACTTAGCAGATGAAGCCGGTGTTATCGATCATTTTCACCCAGaag GTACGGGAAGGGAACGATTTCGGGAATTCACATCTACCCTCGAAAGTTTTGCCGTTACGGACACTCACGTATTTTGGACAGACAGAGAAACAAAACGTTTGTACTGGGCAGATGTTCACAGGGCGGGCTATGTAATACGACGGATGGAATTAT CATTGTTTGCCAACAACACTTTGCTCCACCTACAAGCTACGTATGCCCCTTATTCCCTCAACAATACCCTACTAAGCCATGTCTGCCATCAAAACAAGACCCCGTGCTCCCATATTTGTGTCCAAGTCTCCCACCCCTTGCCCCAGGACCTCGAAATGGGATTTAAGTGCCTCTGCCCCGTGGGGCTGGTGCAGATTAACAACACCTGCGAAGAAATAGCGCTTTGTAAGCATAACGAACATTATTGTCACAGAAGCAATAAATGTTTCGCATCGAGTAAGAAATGTGATGGTCACAAAGACTGCCAGTTTGGCGAGGATGAAGAAAATTGCTCgagta GTACCACTACAAACAATCCACTATGTCGATACGACCAGAAAATGTGTTTTGGTAAATGCATTGGCAAAAATGATGTTTGCgaggaaaagaaagaaaaag TCCCCCCTATCTGTAGTAAAACACAAAGTATGTGTGATGATTCATCAATGTGCATTGAATCAAGCATGCTATGCGACGGCTATAGCGACTGCCCCGATGGTAGCGACGAACTTCCATCCGTTTGCGACACTTTGATATGTAAAGAATCCGAGTTTCG ATGTTCTACTGGCTACTGCGTTCCAGCAACTTGGCGATGCGACAGAGCCTTGGACTGCATCGATGGTTCTGATGAAATTAATTGta CAGCCTTTAACCAGACCTGCCCTGAAGGTTTCCATCAATGTAGCGACGGAAGTTGTATAGAGTTGGAGAAGCGATGCGACGGGAACTACGACTGCTTCGACGCATCCGATGAAGACAAATGCGATCTGCCTGAAGTTGCCGTTACG GATGTCAACCGTCCTTGTCGTCAATGGGAATTTAGTTGTAAGCGAAACAACGCAACCATTTGTTTGCCTCATACTGCTCG GTGTAACGGCAAAGTGGATTGCGCTGGAGGCCTTGACGAAGCAGGGTGCGACTTCTTTTGTGCCCCGAGAGGGAAGTATTCATGCAAACAGGAGTTAGTGTGCGTCGCGAAGAGTCAGTTGTGCAATGGCATAAATGATTGTACTGACGGATCCGACGAGACCGCCGACGCTTGTTTGAAAG TGAACAAAACAATgccgataaaaaaaattgagttaCCTTCCCATGATTGCGGCAAGTTATACAAGTGCAAGAGCGGAGAGTGCCTGGACTGGAAAAGAGTCTGCAACAACAAGGCGGACTGTAAGGACGGCACCGATGAGAATGGAAACTGCA CGGCCCACTGCGAGAATTGTCCAAGTATCTGCCGGCATACGCCAGTGGGCCCTATCTGCGTCTGTGCACTCGGCTTCTCCAAGGTCGGAGACACCTGTGTCGATGATGACGAGTGCAGGCTCGACCACTGTTCgcataattgtattaatacgCCTGGCTCCTTCGTCTGCACTTGTCATCCTGGGTACGAGCTGAG ATACGATCGTCGCTCATGCAAATCCTTGAATGGCGATGCGACTTTACTATACATTCAAAACAACTCAATTTGGCTGCTCATTTCGCACCATCACTTCCTGGAACACTCCTACGGGGACAAGAATATCACTGACTTTGATTTCGATAAGGG GCTGAATAAATTATACGTAGCCGTGCCTGAAACGGGAGAAATAATCGaagttaataaaaaccttacaAAACCTTCGACCACTGCCATCGGGAATATCGGCAGACCTACAGag atcgCAGTGGATTGGACTACCGGAAACATTTACTTTGTGGACGAGAAGCCAAGTGGAAGTCTCATAAGAGTTTGTAATTTTGCGAGAAAAGCTTGTGCCAGGCTCCATAACATACCGTTtaag GTGTCTTCGCTGACAGTAGACTCCATGAACTCTATTATGTTCTACTGTATAAACCAGGGTACCAGTAGTCTAGTCCAATCGGCATCTCTGGCCGGCAAGGCTGTCAAAAACGTGACGTCGGTTAACAACTGTACAGGGTTGGCCATGGATggccatttaaaaattatatatattttagacaaCCCTGGTAAATTATGGAAGAGTGACTTTCAAGGACAtaa GACCCTCGTATACAACAACGAAGGAGCCATGAACTTCGCCCGCAGCCCTACGCTATTCGAAGACCACATTTATTTCCTCAATAACAGCCAAGTGGTCCGTTGTTTCCTTTTCGGTCATAAGACGTGTCAGATATTTGCGAATATAAACGCCTCCAGCTTCACGATTCGCCGAGAGAACACTCACACAGATGTGTGTGAGAAAGAAGAATGTTCCGGTGTGTGTGTCCTTGACAACGGCCCTGCCTGTGTGTGCGCCGATGGCTCACTATCGGACGGGGTGTGTCCTAGTTTGAATCGGGATGAG ACACCATTAATAAACGGTGAACGGCAATCGGAAAAAGAATCGAAGTGGTATTATTTGATGTACGTGCTGCTGGCGACTGTGGTGACAACGTCTTTGGGATTGTTTAATTACAAGATTTTCAAGTGTAGCAGAACTCGCCCTGATAGTTACGTGCG AGTTACATTTCGGAACCAATCGGATCCAGTAGCCGAAGTCGTGAGTTCTGTCGTCGAAGTTCCTACAGCtgg AGGCGTTAACC GTGACTGA
- the LOC111000396 gene encoding putative vitellogenin receptor isoform X5, translating to MQMVLLIFFLCVLATSSAQFIDEFQDFNIECQGEGVFECRSGDCILQEQFCDGRYDCKDGSDENFCVNQNPDEKHCNETHQYLCGDGHKCIPNSRVCNSSPDCDDGSDEMNCSVIVISPNATCKGFSCDSNRCISKFWMCDGDYDCTDKTDEDIVTTCRHVLRPHKVNTGRDCYSDAFPFREKEYKCSDKSFCLPKDSMCDGIMDCKDGSDEGEFCQTWHTMCSNFSCNGSNCSPDRSGPYCDCGSPHFKYNYTTKTCESANNCLDDIPWCSHYCHPSGDVFKCTCDEGYITDIASYLCYATGTEAMLLFSTRNDIRYIKLKSKEHRVLASGIKQGHGVSSDGTFIYWVEIAAGHQAIIRAQIENVAETKQVLVALGLEDPGDIAVDWLGGNFYFTDVRRGIIGVCKTDGSICTVLKAQTKKPRFVTLDPRKGEMYWADWQDKAVIMRSRMDGTKPEILVDKMGKFGPTGMALDSPNDRLYFVDGVIKIVKLFDLKVYSLFEEPYHDPYTIVVFENTVFWSDWTSATIHSTDKLHSTVRKNLLMKLQEPVFDMHLYHPVLMPDKVNPCRHSGCSHICVPTSNVTFTCLCPEGMELFGKICKTIPDYHPQYLIVGGGSLFTRIQYDVLGNPETHATHFNIERVQAMAYDNFRGTLYVYDGHRKSINYIDLKDFSLGFTRLFVYNSLENVVDMGYDYVSDALYILDAGRGMIDVISLRTKERTLVYRFPSQEIPISFCILPDYGRLVVAVFDSEVKNGINIDSMGLDGDDRKHIMTNMIYGPNIRLQYSSELDVVYLADEAGVIDHFHPEGTGRERFREFTSTLESFAVTDTHVFWTDRETKRLYWADVHRAGYVIRRMELSLFANNTLLHLQATYAPYSLNNTLLSHVCHQNKTPCSHICVQVSHPLPQDLEMGFKCLCPVGLVQINNTCEEIALCKHNEHYCHRSNKCFASSKKCDGHKDCQFGEDEENCSSSTTTNNPLCRYDQKMCFGKCIGKNDVCEEKKEKVPPICSKTQSMCDDSSMCIESSMLCDGYSDCPDGSDELPSVCDTLICKESEFRCSTGYCVPATWRCDRALDCIDGSDEINCTAFNQTCPEGFHQCSDGSCIELEKRCDGNYDCFDASDEDKCDLPEVAVTDVNRPCRQWEFSCKRNNATICLPHTARCNGKVDCAGGLDEAGCDFFCAPRGKYSCKQELVCVAKSQLCNGINDCTDGSDETADACLKVNKTMPIKKIELPSHDCGKLYKCKSGECLDWKRVCNNKADCKDGTDENGNCTAHCENCPSICRHTPVGPICVCALGFSKVGDTCVDDDECRLDHCSHNCINTPGSFVCTCHPGYELRYDRRSCKSLNGDATLLYIQNNSIWLLISHHHFLEHSYGDKNITDFDFDKGLNKLYVAVPETGEIIEVNKNLTKPSTTAIGNIGRPTEIAVDWTTGNIYFVDEKPSGSLIRVCNFARKACARLHNIPFKVSSLTVDSMNSIMFYCINQGTSSLVQSASLAGKAVKNVTSVNNCTGLAMDGHLKIIYILDNPGKLWKSDFQGHKTLVYNNEGAMNFARSPTLFEDHIYFLNNSQVVRCFLFGHKTCQIFANINASSFTIRRENTHTDVCEKEECSGVCVLDNGPACVCADGSLSDGVCPSLNRDETPLINGERQSEKESKWYYLMYVLLATVVTTSLGLFNYKIFKCSRTRPDSYVRVTFRNQSDPVAEVVSSVVEVPTAGGVNREYVNPLQFVRNAWSTTFHRGD from the exons atgca aaTGGTCCTCCTTATTTTCTTCCTCTGCGTTTTGGCTACTTCATCTGCTCAATTTATAGATGAGTTTCAAGATTTTAACATAGAATGTCAGGGTGAGGGTGTTTTTGAGTGCAGAAGTGGTGATTGTATACTTCAGGAGCAGTTTTGCGATGGTCGTTACGACTGTAAGGATGGCAGTGATGAGAACTTTTGTG taaACCAAAACCCTGACGAGAAGCACTGCAATGAAACACACCAATATCTTTGTGGTGATGGCCACAAATGTATCCCCAACTCTCGGGTCTGCAATTCCAGTCCAGATTGTGATGATGGCAGCGATGAAATGAACTGTAGTGTTATTGTCATATCTCCTAAT GCAACATGTAAGGGGTTCTCCTGTGACTCCAACCGCTGCATATCAAAGTTTTGGATGTGCGATGGCGACTACGACTGCACTGATAAAACCGATGAAGATATAGTTACGACATGTC GCCACGTGTTGCGTCCTCATAAAGTAAACACAGGACGCGATTGCTATTCCGATGCTTTCCCATTTCGAGAAAAAGAATATAAGTGCTCGGACAAATCTTTCTGTCTGCCCAAAGACAGCATGTGTGACGGTATTATGGATTGTAAAGATGGTTCTGACGAAGGGGAATTCTGTCAGACTT gGCATACGATGTGTTCCAATTTCTCATGCAACGGCTCCAACTGCTCTCCCGATCGTTCTGGTCCGTACTGCGACTGCGGGAGTcctcattttaaatataactacaCGACAAAAACCTGTGAAAGTGCGAACAACTGTTTGGATGACATTCCGTGGTGCTCACATTACTGTCACCCAAGTGGTGATGTGTTTAAATGTACGTGTGACGAGGGATACATCACGGACATCGCCAGTTACCTTTGCTACGCCACCG gCACTGAAGCTATGCTATTATTTAGCACACGCAATGATATTCGATACATTAAGCTTAAATCTAAAGAACACCGGGTGTTGGCGTCGGGAATTAAACAG GGTCACGGAGTTTCATCGGACGGTACGTTCATTTACTGGGTGGAGATAGCGGCGGGTCATCAAGCTATCATCAGAGCACAAATTGAGAATGTTGCTGAAACGAAACAG GTGCTGGTAGCGTTAGGTCTAGAGGACCCAGGCGATATAGCGGTAGATTGGCTGGgaggaaatttttatttcacggACGTACGACGTGGCATCATCGGCGTTTGTAAAACCGATGGTTCTATCTGCACCGTTCTAAAAGCCCAAACGAAGAAACCTCGATTTGTCACCCTGGATCCTAGAAAGGG AGAAATGTACTGGGCCGATTGGCAAGACAAGGCGGTGATAATGAGGTCACGCATGGATGGAACAAAGCCGGAAATCCTAGTGGACAAAATGGGAAAATTCGGACCCACCGGAATGGCTTTGGACAGCCCTAACGATAGATTATATTTCGTCGATGGTGTTATTAAAATCGTAAAGCTGTTCGATCTTAAAGTATAC TCTCTCTTCGAAGAGCCATACCACGATCCGTACACCATAGTTGTGTTTGAGAATACTGTGTTCTGGAGCGACTGGACCTCGGCAACCATACACAGCACTGATAAACTGCACAGTACCGTCAGAAAAAACCTTCTCATGAAATTACAAGAACCCGTCTTTG ACATGCACTTATATCACCCCGTACTGATGCCAGACAAAGTAAACCCGTGTAGGCACAGTGGCTGCTCGCACATTTGCGTGCCGACATCGAATGTTACCTTCACTTGTTTATGCCCAGAGGGTATGGAACTCTTTGGAAAGATTTGCAAAA CCATTCCCGATTATCACCCGCAATACCTAATAGTGGGTGGCGGCTCTTTATTTACTCGCATTCAATATGATGTATTGGGAAACCCGGAGACACATGCGACTCATTTTAACATTGAACGCGTACAAGCTATGGCTTATGATAACTTTAGAG GTACCCTCTACGTGTATGATGGTCATAGGAAATCGATCAATTATATCGACCTGAAGGACTTTTCGCTAGGATTCACTCGCCTGTTCGTCTACAATTCTTTAGAAAACGTTGTAGATATGGGATatg attacgTTTCGGATGCCTTGTACATATTGGACGCTGGTCGCGGTATGATAGACGTCATCTCTCTCAGAACTAAAGAGAGAACTTTGGTGTATCGTTTCCCCAGTCAGGAAATACCTATTAGCTTTTGCATTTTACCGGATTACGG ACGTTTAGTAGTGGCTGTGTTCGACAGTGAAGTGAAAAATGGGATAAATATCGATAGTATGGGATTAGACGGAGATGATAGGAAACATATTATGACAAACATGATATACG GTCCAAATATACGTCTGCAGTATTCATCGGAGTTGGATGTCGTGTACTTAGCAGATGAAGCCGGTGTTATCGATCATTTTCACCCAGaag GTACGGGAAGGGAACGATTTCGGGAATTCACATCTACCCTCGAAAGTTTTGCCGTTACGGACACTCACGTATTTTGGACAGACAGAGAAACAAAACGTTTGTACTGGGCAGATGTTCACAGGGCGGGCTATGTAATACGACGGATGGAATTAT CATTGTTTGCCAACAACACTTTGCTCCACCTACAAGCTACGTATGCCCCTTATTCCCTCAACAATACCCTACTAAGCCATGTCTGCCATCAAAACAAGACCCCGTGCTCCCATATTTGTGTCCAAGTCTCCCACCCCTTGCCCCAGGACCTCGAAATGGGATTTAAGTGCCTCTGCCCCGTGGGGCTGGTGCAGATTAACAACACCTGCGAAGAAATAGCGCTTTGTAAGCATAACGAACATTATTGTCACAGAAGCAATAAATGTTTCGCATCGAGTAAGAAATGTGATGGTCACAAAGACTGCCAGTTTGGCGAGGATGAAGAAAATTGCTCgagta GTACCACTACAAACAATCCACTATGTCGATACGACCAGAAAATGTGTTTTGGTAAATGCATTGGCAAAAATGATGTTTGCgaggaaaagaaagaaaaag TCCCCCCTATCTGTAGTAAAACACAAAGTATGTGTGATGATTCATCAATGTGCATTGAATCAAGCATGCTATGCGACGGCTATAGCGACTGCCCCGATGGTAGCGACGAACTTCCATCCGTTTGCGACACTTTGATATGTAAAGAATCCGAGTTTCG ATGTTCTACTGGCTACTGCGTTCCAGCAACTTGGCGATGCGACAGAGCCTTGGACTGCATCGATGGTTCTGATGAAATTAATTGta CAGCCTTTAACCAGACCTGCCCTGAAGGTTTCCATCAATGTAGCGACGGAAGTTGTATAGAGTTGGAGAAGCGATGCGACGGGAACTACGACTGCTTCGACGCATCCGATGAAGACAAATGCGATCTGCCTGAAGTTGCCGTTACG GATGTCAACCGTCCTTGTCGTCAATGGGAATTTAGTTGTAAGCGAAACAACGCAACCATTTGTTTGCCTCATACTGCTCG GTGTAACGGCAAAGTGGATTGCGCTGGAGGCCTTGACGAAGCAGGGTGCGACTTCTTTTGTGCCCCGAGAGGGAAGTATTCATGCAAACAGGAGTTAGTGTGCGTCGCGAAGAGTCAGTTGTGCAATGGCATAAATGATTGTACTGACGGATCCGACGAGACCGCCGACGCTTGTTTGAAAG TGAACAAAACAATgccgataaaaaaaattgagttaCCTTCCCATGATTGCGGCAAGTTATACAAGTGCAAGAGCGGAGAGTGCCTGGACTGGAAAAGAGTCTGCAACAACAAGGCGGACTGTAAGGACGGCACCGATGAGAATGGAAACTGCA CGGCCCACTGCGAGAATTGTCCAAGTATCTGCCGGCATACGCCAGTGGGCCCTATCTGCGTCTGTGCACTCGGCTTCTCCAAGGTCGGAGACACCTGTGTCGATGATGACGAGTGCAGGCTCGACCACTGTTCgcataattgtattaatacgCCTGGCTCCTTCGTCTGCACTTGTCATCCTGGGTACGAGCTGAG ATACGATCGTCGCTCATGCAAATCCTTGAATGGCGATGCGACTTTACTATACATTCAAAACAACTCAATTTGGCTGCTCATTTCGCACCATCACTTCCTGGAACACTCCTACGGGGACAAGAATATCACTGACTTTGATTTCGATAAGGG GCTGAATAAATTATACGTAGCCGTGCCTGAAACGGGAGAAATAATCGaagttaataaaaaccttacaAAACCTTCGACCACTGCCATCGGGAATATCGGCAGACCTACAGag atcgCAGTGGATTGGACTACCGGAAACATTTACTTTGTGGACGAGAAGCCAAGTGGAAGTCTCATAAGAGTTTGTAATTTTGCGAGAAAAGCTTGTGCCAGGCTCCATAACATACCGTTtaag GTGTCTTCGCTGACAGTAGACTCCATGAACTCTATTATGTTCTACTGTATAAACCAGGGTACCAGTAGTCTAGTCCAATCGGCATCTCTGGCCGGCAAGGCTGTCAAAAACGTGACGTCGGTTAACAACTGTACAGGGTTGGCCATGGATggccatttaaaaattatatatattttagacaaCCCTGGTAAATTATGGAAGAGTGACTTTCAAGGACAtaa GACCCTCGTATACAACAACGAAGGAGCCATGAACTTCGCCCGCAGCCCTACGCTATTCGAAGACCACATTTATTTCCTCAATAACAGCCAAGTGGTCCGTTGTTTCCTTTTCGGTCATAAGACGTGTCAGATATTTGCGAATATAAACGCCTCCAGCTTCACGATTCGCCGAGAGAACACTCACACAGATGTGTGTGAGAAAGAAGAATGTTCCGGTGTGTGTGTCCTTGACAACGGCCCTGCCTGTGTGTGCGCCGATGGCTCACTATCGGACGGGGTGTGTCCTAGTTTGAATCGGGATGAG ACACCATTAATAAACGGTGAACGGCAATCGGAAAAAGAATCGAAGTGGTATTATTTGATGTACGTGCTGCTGGCGACTGTGGTGACAACGTCTTTGGGATTGTTTAATTACAAGATTTTCAAGTGTAGCAGAACTCGCCCTGATAGTTACGTGCG AGTTACATTTCGGAACCAATCGGATCCAGTAGCCGAAGTCGTGAGTTCTGTCGTCGAAGTTCCTACAGCtgg AGGCGTTAACCGTGAGTATGTGAACCCGTTACAATTTGTTAGAAATGCATGGAGTACTACATTCCATAGAG GTGACTGA